The DNA segment TGATTTGGGTTCAGTTGTTTCTGTCCATCCTTCTAGCCATCCATCCTTGCACTCACTCGTACATTCATATATCAAcaacattttattgtttgttaTATGCCAGGCACCAGGGATATGATATTGAAAGGAGACTAGGGCCTGGCCTCCATTACACTCCAATAGGGAAAACAGTCACCAACCATAGTGATGGGAACCATGACTAGCACTAGGTGGGCCTGTGAAAGAAACTGATCTGGGAGCCCAGGCCAGGGAGGCTACCCTGAGAAGCGAAGAGTGAAGCTGCAACCTGGTGGGGAGCAGAGGGCTGCAGGCTCCAGGCAGATGCATGGCTGGGGAGCTTCATGCGGAATGAGGCAGGAAAGGGAGGTTGGGGCCACAACTGAGAGCAAAGCGAAGCCACAGTGGGGTGACAGGAGCAGACTTTGATTTCTAAGCTGTTGGTCTGGCCACAGCTGGCAGAACAGAATGAAGGGGGCCAGAGAGGATGGGAGAAGGGAATGCTGCACTTGTTCGGTGAGAGGCTGGTGCAGGCAGCCAGTACAAGGCAACGGGAGGCAGCGCCACAGGGCTCAATCTTGCTTTGCGTCACCGGCTCTTTGACCCTGGGTCCTGTCTTGAACTTCTTCGGGAAAATGTCCTTGTGTATACAATGGGGCCACCCCTCTACCAGGCTGTTGTGTGGATTAAGTGCAATCGTAACTGAAAAGTgcccaggccaggctcagtggctcactcctgtaatcccaacactttgggaggccgaggcgggcagatcacctgaggtcaggagttagagaccagcctggccaatatggtgaaatcccatctctactaaaaatacaaaaattagccgggcatggtggtgcacgcctgtagtccaggccactcgggagactgaggcaggagaattgcttgaactcaggaggtggaggttgcagtaagctgagattgtgccactgcactccagcctgggcgacagagcgagactccatctccaaaaaaaaaaaaaaaaaaaaaaaaaaagtgcccagAGGGTCTGGCCTGAGTCAGTGTTTAGTACATGGCAACTCTCCATCTTTAAGGTTTTGCTTTATGGTTTTGCCGGCTCCTGAAAACCTGGTCGTGCAGGGGCCatgtttgtgttttctgtagctggcctccttcctccctttaagcattgcatgtgtgtgtgtttccagaaCTATGCATTTAAGAACCCATCTGCATCCCCATCATCTGCTCAGATCTTGGTTGTGGCAGATGACCCCCTGCCAGCCCCTGCCCATGCTTCTCCCTTCACCGTGCTGTGGAAATCTGGTCTGTGATGGAGGCTCTAGTCCCTGGGCCCTCCCTGACCTCCACACAGAGGCAGTGCCCCCCAAGGGTGAAAGGCTTCCATTCGGGGTGCTGGCCTGTGGATTCTGAGCAGAGCCTCTATCCCACACATTTCAACTCAATCTCGAAGCATAAAAGGATATTATATAAGCTTCAATTAATGCACAGCCCTCAACAGATCAGTTCTTAGAATTTTTcctgcccttaggcagatctgcTCCTGGTGAGCAGCTTTAATCTGgctttaaaaattacttctgaTGAATAATCAAAGAGATTGCTGGTGCCCAGCTTATGCTAAATAAACCAATGTCTGGGTTCTTATTTGGGAGGAGTTGTTGTGTGTCCCATACTCCATGGAAAATTTGTTCCTGGTTGCTTTCTGATAAGACCGCACAAGTTTACAAGATGCCAAAATAGAATTTATCATCTTGTTCCAGATGGTAACGACTTCAGCCAGCCTGAAGGGAAGCCACATTCTTTCCTAAGTTAGCAGTTCCTGTCAGAGGCATGGACAAGAAAGTGGCTTCGTTTATTTCCAGCTTGATAAAGCCGACATAAATAGGAGCACTTCATTTCTGAATTACACACCATTACTCTTATCACATACTAAACTGTTTGACTTCAGTTAATGGGTGGGACATAATGAAATGTAAAGTGCTTGTTACAAGGAAAATTGCCAGGTCCAGATGCTGAGCAGcgaagggagggggaggaggcatCGGGTTTCGTTCTGGACCTGGTGCTTTCCAGAAAGCCAGGCCAAGACACTTTATCCAAACCCCAAGTAGTTTTCCAGATGTCAGCCCGCTCAGGCCAGGGCTCTCCATGGGCCCATCTGTCTTCCGTGACCATTTGTGAATCGGAGGGTTTTATATAATTTACCCtctgagttttctcttttttggccTACTCAGCTCTGCTTTTGGGTCAGAAAATGCAAATCTGGTTGAGACAGTAGCCAGCTCTCTTTTGGGTCCTCAGGCACCATTCCCATGACCTATGTGCAGGAACAGGCGTTAGATAAAGATGAGTGCAGGGGTGGTGCTATGTACATGCCTCCTTCAGGGATGTCAAATGACGCCGCGTGTACTTCAGAGGTGAGGAGCAGGACAGAGAGGCTGGAATGGGGCTGGGGGAAGACGCTCTTGCCTTCCTtggaagtttttatttattctgcatAGCAGAGTGAATAAGAAGATTGTGTCCAGTGGAATCAGATGTCCACGTTGAGACCCATGCTTAGCCTCTGTTCTCCAGGGTTCTCATCTGCAAATGGCATGGGTGGTACCCACCTTGCACAGCTGTTGGCAGggctaaatgagataatccacacAAAGCACTGAGGCCTAGTGAATTTCATCTGTTATTATTTTCCCagctttttgttttggaaaaattgAAACCTCAAAAATGTTGAAAGGATGGGACAGTAAATACCCACCTGTCTATGGTATTAGTCTGCTCGGGCTGCCATAAGAGAACACCACAACTTGAGTGacttaaaatacagaaatgtattttctcctggttctggaggctggaagtcctgGTCAGGGTGCTGGTGgagttggtttctggtgaggcctttcTTCCCAGCTTGCAGAAGACACCTGCTCTTTGTGTTCTCACATAGCTTTTCCTTTGTGTATCTGCattcctggtgtctcttcctttccttttttttttttttttgtttttttgttttgagacagagtctcactctgttgcccaggctggagtgcagtgacatgttctcagctcactgcagcctcaacctccggcactcaagtgatcctcccacgtcagcctcctgagtagctgggactacaggtgtgcaccaccatgcccagttgatttttatatttctttttagagatggagttttgccatgttgcccaggctggtcttgaacacctgagctcaagcgatctgcctgcctcagcctcccaaaatgttgggattacaggtgtgagccacgcacccggcctcttcctcttcttatagagAACACCAGTCCTATCAGATTAGGGCCTCACTACTATAACTTCACTTAATCCCAGCTGCCTCCTTAAAGtgcctgtctccaaatacagtcacattgggggttagggcttcaacatatggatttgagGGGGGCACAGTTCAGCTCAtagcacacattttaaaaatttaacagtaATGCACTTCACCACCTCACTGTATGCATCCCTCATGTATGAATGCATGTGCACTGCCTGGTGTGGAAAACTGGAATTTTGGTAGCGGACATTGAGAGGAGAATCTTTCCACTAGCCCCCTCCAGAACGCTGTGGGCTTATGTGTATGtgaatatgtgtgcatgtaaCAAACAGTTACAAAAAGATTCCATAAATTTTCCTTTGATATTTCCCCTAtaataactttaaagaaaatggTAAAAGCTTTAGAAAAACCATACTTATGTTAACTTTGTCTTGAGGAATTTCTCTTGTTACTAGAATATATATGATCATAACAAGTATATAGAATcacaattatgtaaaaataacaaGAATTGTACCCCCAAACAATTGTGTAggaaaaatcaggaaattcacTAGAACTCTGAAAGTGGCAAGCATGTAGcagtattttttctgatttttttttcctacgtTTTCCAAACTTTGTGTTGgccacatattatttttaaaattaaaaattgcacaGCATTgactaggcgcagtggctcacgcctgtaatcccagcactttgggaggctgaggcgggcagatcacgaggtcaggagatcgagaccatcctggctaacatggtgaaaccccatctctactaaaactacaaaaaaaaaaaaaaaattagctgggcgtggtggcgggcgtctgcagtccccagctacccgggaggctgaggcaggagaatggcgtgaacccaggaggcagagcttgcagtgagccgagatcgcaccactgcaccccagcctgggcgacagagtgagactccatctcaaaaaaaaaaaaaaaaaaaaaaaaccacacagcaTTAAAACTGTGTAGAATTGAGCAACATAGTCCAAATACATCATGTAATAAGCCATTTTATAATAACTGGACAGTTAGTTATCTGTAGCAAGTTCAAAATTCAGAGCCAAGTTCCCCCAAGTTCCCTGAGTGTTTCACTTTTTTTCGCCACACATCACTCAGATAAGTGTTCAAGTTAAGACAAATATGGGTATGAAGGTGATTCAGCTCCCAAGAGTTATACATAGGTCACGTGCTGAAATTCCATAGCCAAATATAAATGATTTTGGGGTTATGCCTGTCCCTGTCTCACCTGTTAAATGTGAAGAATCAAGTTAACTATTATCAGGAATCGCTCTTTATTTCAAAGCCTGGCTTTGCCAACTTGTGCTTTTTCCTGAACATCTAAGGATCCCCGGGGGTGCTGGAGACCTGCCTGTAATCTTCACAGGACTGGTTCAAATCCCCTATCATGATTTACTCTTATTAACAACTTTCTGAGTTgtcagcacggtggctcacgcctataattccagcactttgggaggctgaggtgggaaaattgcttgagtttgagaccagcctgagcaacatagcaagaccccatctctacaaaaaatttaaaaattagctgggtgtggtggtgcaaacctgtggtcccagctacttgggaggttgaggtgggaggattgcttgagccgaggaggccgaagctgcagtaagctatcattgtgccactgcacctcagcctgggtgacagggcaagaccctgtctcaaacaaacaaacaaacaaaacctttttgGGTTTCCCACATTTTATACTATTATAAATGAGTTGCCACATTTCTCTATTCACTGCTGACCAGCATGGAAGGCCCACACTGAGTGTTTGAGATACCCTGCAGTGGTTTTTGGGGGAAACGAGGGCATGCATAATGGTTATGGGAGGAGTGCAGGGGGCTCTCACAGAGAGGAATGAGCTGCATGAGGATGCTGTGTCTGTGGTTAGGGCACTTGGTGCCCTTTTGTGGGGGTGGGTTGGGGGGTGACCTGCCTGCAGTGTGGCTCTGTCCTTGGCATCCATGATAACCAATGAAACATTAAATGTTTTCAGCATTGGCAGCGTTGGGCTTGGAGGCTTCTGCACCGCTTCTGAGAGTTCTGCCAGCCTGGATCCATGCCTTGTGTCCCCAGAGGTGACTGAGCCAAGGAAGGACCCACAGGGAGCCAGGGAGCCAGAAGGTTCTTTGCTGCCCAGCCCACCACCGTCCCAGGAGCGAGAGCCCCCCTCGTCCTCCATGCCCTTTGCCGAGTTTCCCCCGGAAGGTTGCTTGGCAAGTCCAGCAGCGGCACCTGAAGATGGTCCTCAGACTCAGTCTCCCAGGAGGGAACCTGCCCCAAATGCCCCAGGAGACATCGCGGCAGCATTTCCCGCTGAGAGGGACAGCTCTACTCCATACCAAGAGATTGCTGCCATCCCCAGtgctggaagagagagagagacaaaggaagAAGGACAGAagtcctccttctccttctccagtGGCATCGACCAGTCACCTGGAATGTCGCCAGTACCCCTCAGAGAGCCAATGAAGGCACCGCTGTGTGGAGAGGGGGACCAGCCTGGTGGTTTTGAGTCCCAAGGGAAAGAGGCTGCAGGTGGCTTTCCCCCTGCAGAGTCCAGGCAGGGGGTGGCTTCTGTGCAAGTGGCCCCTGAGGCCCCTGCTGCAGCCCAGCAGGGGACAGAAAGCTCAGCGGTCTTGGAGAAGTCCCCACTAAAACCCATGGCCCCGATCCCACAAGATCCAGCCCCAAGAGCCTCAGACAGAGAAAAAGGCCAAGGGGAGGTGCCGCCTCAGTATTTTACAGATGACTTGGAATTCCTCAGGGCCTGCCATCTCCCTAGGAGCAATTCAGGGGCTGCCCCAGAAGCAGAAGTGAATGCCGCTTCCCAGGAGAGCTGCCAGCAGCCAGTGGGAGCATATCTGCCACACGCGGAGCTGCCCTGGGGCTTGCCAAGTCCTGCCCTGGTGCCAGAGGCTGGGGGCTCTGGGAAGGAGGCTCTGGACACCAGTGATGTTCAGGGTCACCCACAGACAGGGATGCGAGGAACCGAGCCCAATCAAGTTGTCTGTGTGGCAGCAGGCGGCCAGCCCGAAGGGGGTTTGCTTGTGAGCCCTGAACCTTCCCTGCTCACTCCGACTGAGGAAGCACATCCAGCTTCAAGCCTCACTTCATTCCCAGCTGCTCAGATTCCTATTGCTGTAGAAGAACCCAGATCATCATCCAGGGAATCAGTTTCCAAAGCTGGGATGCCAGTTTCTGCAGATGCAGCCAAAGAGGTGGTGGATGCTGGGTTGGTGGGACTGGAGAGGCAGGTGTCAGATCTTGGAAGCAAGGGAGAGCATCCAGAAGGGGACCCTGGAGAGGTTCCTGCCCCATCACCCCAGGAGAGGGGAGAGCACTCGAACACGGAGCAAAGCCATGAGGTCCAACAAGGAGCACCACCCCCTCCTCTTCCCAATGCCCGAAGTGAAAGTGCCAGAGGGCCACTGGGGCCAACGGATGGAGCCAAGGCCCATGAAGATTCCACAAGCCCAGCCGCGGCTAAAGAAGGAAGCAGATCACCTGGTGACAGCcctggaggaaaggaggaagccCCAGAGCCACCTGACGGTGGAGACCGGGGGAACCTGCAAGGAGAGGACTCTCAGGCTTTCAGCAGCAAGCGTGATCCAGAAGTAGGCAAAGATGAGCTTTCAAAGCCAAGCAGTGATGCAGAGAGCAGAGACCATCCCAGCTCACACTCAGCACGGCCACCCAGAAAGGGGGGTGCTGGGCACACGGACGGGCCCCACTCTCAGACAGCAGAGGCTGATGCATCTGGCCTACCACACAAGCTGGGTGAGGAGGACCCCGTCCTGCCCCCTGTGCCAGATGGAGCTGGTGAGCCCACTGTTCCCAAAGGAGCCATCTGGGAGGGGTCAGGATTGCAGCCCAAATGTCCTGACACCCTTCAGAGCAGGGAAGGATTGGGAAGAATGGAGTCTTTCCTGACTTTAGAACCAGAGAAATCAGATTTTCCACCAACTCCTGTTGCAGAGGTTGCACCCAAAGCCCAGGAAGGTGAGAGCACATCGGAAATAAGGAAGATGGGCAGCTGTGATGGGGAGGGCTTGCTGACGTCCCCAGATCAACCCCACGGGCCGGGGTGTGATGTGTCGAGACAGGAATTTCATGCTGGAGTGCCACATCCCCCCCAGGGGGAGAACTTGGCAGCAGACCTGGGGCTCACGGCACTCATCCTGGACCAAGATCAGCAGGGAATCCCATCCTGCCCGGGGGAAGGCTGGATAAGAGGAGCTGCATCCGAGTGGCCCCTACTGTCTTCTGAGAAGCATCTCCAGCCATCCCAGGCACACCCAGAGGCATCCATCTTTGACGTGCTCAAGGAGCAGGCCCAGCCACCTGAAAATGGGAAAGAGACTTCTCCAAGCCATCCAGGTTTTAAGGACCAGGGAGCAGATTCTTCCCAAATCCATGTATCTGTGGAACCTCAGGAAGATAAGAACTTGCCCACTCATGGAGGACAGGAGCAGGCTTTGGGATCAGAACTTCAAAGTCAGCTCCCCAAAGGCACCCTGTCTGATACTCCAACTTCATCTCCCACTGACATGGTTTGGGAGAGTTCTCTGACAGAAGAGTCAGAATTGTCAGCACCAATGAGACAGAAGTTGCCTGCACTAGGGGAGAAGCGGCCAGAGGGAGCATGCGGTGATGGTCAGTCCTCGAGGGTCTCGCCTCCAGCAGCAGATGTCTTAAAAGACTTTTCTCTTGCAGGGAACTTCAGCAGAAAGGAAACTTGCTGCACTGGGCAGGGGCCAAACAAGTCTCAACAGGCGTTGGCTGATGCCTTGGAAGAAGGCAGCCAGCATGAAGAAGCATGTCAAAGGCATCCAGGAGCTTCTGAAGCAGCTGATGGTTGTTCCCCACTCTGGGGCTTGAGTAAGAGGGAGATGGCAAGTGGAAACACAGGGGAGGCCCCACCTTGCCAGCCTGACTCAGTAGCTCTCCTGGATGCAGTTCCCTGCCTGCCAGCCCTGGCGCCCGCCAGCCCTGGAGTCACACCCACCCAGGATGCCCCAGAGACAGAGGCATGTGATGAAACCCAGGAAGGCAGGCAGCAACCAGTGCCGGCCCCGCAGCAGAAAATGGAGTGCCGGGCCACTTCGGATGCAGAGGCCCCAAAGCTTCTTGCAAGTTTCCCATCAGCTGGGGAGCAAGGTGGTGAAGCCGGGGCTGCTGAGACTGGTGGCAGCGCTGGTgcaggagacccaggaaagcagcAGGCTCCGGAGAAACCTGGAGAAGCTACTTTGAGTTGTGGCGTCCTTCAGACTGAGCACTGCCTTACCTCCGGGGAGGAAGCTTCTACCTCTGCCCTACGTGAGTCCTGCCAAGCTGAGCACCCCATGGCCAGCTGCCAGGATGCCTTGCTGCCAGCCAGAGAGCTGGGTGGGATTCCCAGGAGCACCATGGATTTTTCTACACATCAGGCTGTCCCAGACCCAAAGGAGCTCCTGCTGTCTGGGCCACCAGAAGTGGCTGCTCCTGACACCCCTTACCTGCATGTCGACAGTGCTGCCCAGAAAGGAGCAGAAGACAGTGGAGTGAAAGCTGTTTCCTCTGCAGGCCCCAGAGCTCCTGGCGAAAGCCCCTGTCCTGTAGGGGAGCCCCCGCTTGCCTTGGAAAATGCTGCCTCCTTGAAGCTGTTTGCTGGCTCCCTCGCCCCCCTCTTGCAACCAGGAGCTGCAGGTGGGGAAATCTCTGCAGTGCAAGCCACCAGTGGTAGTCCCAAAGCCAGAACCACTGAGGGACCTGTGGACTCCATGCCATGCCTGGACCGGATGCCACTTCTGGCCGAGGGCAAGCAGGCAACAGGGGAAGAGAAAGCAGCAACAGCTCCAGGTGCAGGTGCCAAGGCCAGCGAGGAGGGCATGGCAGGTGAtgcagcaggagagacagagggcAGCATGGAGAGGATGGGAGAGCCTTCCCAGGACCCAAAGCAGGGCACATCAGGTGGTGTGGACACAAGCTCTGAGCAAATCGCCACCCTCACTGGCTTCCCAGACTTCAGGGAGCACATTGCCAAGATCTTCGAGAAGCCTGTGTTCGGAGCCCTGACCACACCTGGAGAAaaggcaggagctgggaggaGTGCAGTGGGTAAAGACCTCACCAGGCCATTGGGCCCAGAGAAGCTTCTAGATGGGCCTCCAGGAGTGGATGTCGCCCTTCTCCCTGCACCTCCTGCTCGACTCCAGGTGGAGAAGAAGCAACAGTTGGCTGGAGAGGCTGAGATTTCCCATCTGGCTCTGCAGGATCCAGCTTCAGACAAGCTTCTGGGTCCAGCAGGGCTGACCTGGGAGCAGAACTTGCCAGGTGCCGGTGTGGGGAAGGAGATGGCAGGTGTGCCACCCACACTGAGGGAAGACGAGAGGCCAGAGGGGCCTGGGGCAGCCTGGCCAGGCCTGGAAGGCCAGGCTTACTCACAGCTGGAGAGGAGCAGGCAGGAATTAGCTTCAGGTCTTCCTTCAccagcagctactcaggagctccCTGTGGAGAGAGCTGCTGCCTTCCAGGTGGCTCCCCATAGCCATGGAGAAGAGGCCGTGGCCCAAGACAGAATTTCTTCTGGAAAGCAGCACCGGGAAACATCTGCCTGCGACAGTCCACATGGAGAAGATGGTCCCGGGGACTTTGCTCACACAGGGGTTCCAGGACATGTGCCAAGGTCCACCTGTGCCCCTTCTCCCCAGAGGGAGGTTTTGACTGTGCCTGAGGCCAGCAGTGAGCCCTGGACCCTTGACATGCTTGGGGGAGAAAGGAGACCCGGAGTCACTGCTGGCATCTTGGAATATCGAAATGCCCTGGGCAACCAGAGCACCCCTGCACCACCAACTGGAGAAGTGGCAGACACTCCCCTGGAGTCTGGCAAGGTGGCAGGCGCTGCTGGGGAAGCAGAGGGTGACATCACCCTGAGCACAGCTGAGACACAGGCATGTGCGTCCGGTGATCTGCCTGAAGCAGGTACTACGAGGACATTCTCCGTTGTGGCAGGTGACTTGGCGCTGCCAGGAAGCTGTCAGGACCCAGCCTGCTCTGACAAGGCTCCGGGGATGGAGGGTACAGCTGCCCTTCATGGGGAcagcccagccaggccccagCAGGCTAAGGAGCAGCCAGGGCCTGAGCACCCCATTCCAGCTGGGGATGGGAAGGTGTGCGTCTCCTCACCTCCAGAGCCTGACGAAACTTGCGACCCGAAGCTGCAACATTTGGCTCCAGAAGAGCTCCACACTGACAGGTACTTAAATGAAAAAATTCCCACGGGAATGTGTGGTCAGTTTCAAAGGTGATTCCCAGCCTGATTTTTAGAAGTCAGTCGCATAGGTGAGTGGTTTTCTAAAAGCTGAGTTTTCCATATCTAATTGCTAAATGAACCTGCTTACCCCCTCTGGATGTCCTGAGGCTCTGAAAAATGTGAGAACCATGGTTGGAGGCTGGGAGCTGTTGACTATGTTCCTTTTCTTGTGTTCCTTAATTCATCTAACTTAAACCACTGGAAAAGTATCAACTGTTTACTGGCTGGCTGTGTACTATTAAGTGATAGGTTATAGTCAGTCATATATTTTTCTGGAGTCCAGATACATCTGCTTTTGAATCTGGATTTATTTAGGCAGGGGACCCTTTTtcctagggatttttttttttttttgtagtagccACTTAAAACTTTAATTGAGAAATCTGCTTTTTCAATAAGACATGAGGAGAAATGCCTTACTATCTACATTATCCTATCAATTGCTTTCTTTTATTATCCCAGAGAGagccccaggcctggcccatCCATGTTACCTTCGGTTCCTAAGAAGGATGCTCCAAGAGTCATGGATAAAGTCACTTCAGATGAGACCAGAGGTGCGGAAGGAACAGAAAGGTCAGCGAAAGATATTGGTCTTTGGAAGGCCGTGATGCCTTCCTTAGATACAGACGCACTGGATGTTTTGGAAAGGAGAGTAGTCCTTATACAGCATGAGTTCCTACATAAGAAAGAAGCAAATGGCCATTCCCGTTTTATGTACAGGTACAGCAGTACCTGGGATGACTAAAAGCTCCattgttggaaaagggattgaATGAGTTGCTTTCATACTTGAGTTTATtaccttaaatttaaaaagtcagtctgggtgcggtggctcatgcctgtaatcccaacacttcgggaggccgaggcaggaagatcacttgagcccaggagtttgagaccagccacatggtgaaaccccatctttagaaaaaatacaaagattagccgggcacagtggcacgtgtctgtagtcccagttacttgggagtctgagttgggaggatcgatcgtttgagcccaggaggtgaaggttgcagtgagccatgtttgtgccactgcactccaccctgggtgacagagaccctgtctcaaaaaaagaaaataatctttattGAGATGCAGTTCATATACCACATAATTCACtcgtacaattcagtggcttgtAGTATATTCACAGTGTGTAACCATGGCTACAATCAATTTCAGGTTATTTTCATCCCCACAGAAAGAAACCCTACAGCCCCTAGATATCATATCCCAGCCCCCACACCCGCTGCATCATCTCTAGGCACCCATTCATTTAGTTCATTACATCTTGATGCAAATGGGTTCAATGCTGATTTAGTCTCCGAAGCAGGAATGGCTCACCAACAGTGGTCACACTCCAGGAGATCTCGAGATTCAAGGAGGGTAAATGTAACCATGAACAG comes from the Pan troglodytes isolate AG18354 chromosome 8, NHGRI_mPanTro3-v2.0_pri, whole genome shotgun sequence genome and includes:
- the TACC2 gene encoding transforming acidic coiled-coil-containing protein 2 isoform X13, producing the protein MGNENSTSDNQQEDSVLHNVILWPPNPEPPQRTLSAQTPRSAQPPGNSQNIKRKQQDTPGSPDHRDASSIGSVGLGGFCTASESSASLDPCLVSPEVTEPRKDPQGAREPEGSLLPSPPPSQEREPPSSSMPFAEFPPEGCLASPAAAPEDGPQTQSPRREPAPNAPGDIAAAFPAERDSSTPYQEIAAIPSAGRERETKEEGQKSSFSFSSGIDQSPGMSPVPLREPMKAPLCGEGDQPGGFESQGKEAAGGFPPAESRQGVASVQVAPEAPAAAQQGTESSAVLEKSPLKPMAPIPQDPAPRASDREKGQGEVPPQYFTDDLEFLRACHLPRSNSGAAPEAEVNAASQESCQQPVGAYLPHAELPWGLPSPALVPEAGGSGKEALDTSDVQGHPQTGMRGTEPNQVVCVAAGGQPEGGLLVSPEPSLLTPTEEAHPASSLTSFPAAQIPIAVEEPRSSSRESVSKAGMPVSADAAKEVVDAGLVGLERQVSDLGSKGEHPEGDPGEVPAPSPQERGEHSNTEQSHEVQQGAPPPPLPNARSESARGPLGPTDGAKAHEDSTSPAAAKEGSRSPGDSPGGKEEAPEPPDGGDRGNLQGEDSQAFSSKRDPEVGKDELSKPSSDAESRDHPSSHSARPPRKGGAGHTDGPHSQTAEADASGLPHKLGEEDPVLPPVPDGAGEPTVPKGAIWEGSGLQPKCPDTLQSREGLGRMESFLTLEPEKSDFPPTPVAEVAPKAQEGESTSEIRKMGSCDGEGLLTSPDQPHGPGCDVSRQEFHAGVPHPPQGENLAADLGLTALILDQDQQGIPSCPGEGWIRGAASEWPLLSSEKHLQPSQAHPEASIFDVLKEQAQPPENGKETSPSHPGFKDQGADSSQIHVSVEPQEDKNLPTHGGQEQALGSELQSQLPKGTLSDTPTSSPTDMVWESSLTEESELSAPMRQKLPALGEKRPEGACGDGQSSRVSPPAADVLKDFSLAGNFSRKETCCTGQGPNKSQQALADALEEGSQHEEACQRHPGASEAADGCSPLWGLSKREMASGNTGEAPPCQPDSVALLDAVPCLPALAPASPGVTPTQDAPETEACDETQEGRQQPVPAPQQKMECRATSDAEAPKLLASFPSAGEQGGEAGAAETGGSAGAGDPGKQQAPEKPGEATLSCGVLQTEHCLTSGEEASTSALRESCQAEHPMASCQDALLPARELGGIPRSTMDFSTHQAVPDPKELLLSGPPEVAAPDTPYLHVDSAAQKGAEDSGVKAVSSAGPRAPGESPCPVGEPPLALENAASLKLFAGSLAPLLQPGAAGGEISAVQATSGSPKARTTEGPVDSMPCLDRMPLLAEGKQATGEEKAATAPGAGAKASEEGMAGDAAGETEGSMERMGEPSQDPKQGTSGGVDTSSEQIATLTGFPDFREHIAKIFEKPVFGALTTPGEKAGAGRSAVGKDLTRPLGPEKLLDGPPGVDVALLPAPPARLQVEKKQQLAGEAEISHLALQDPASDKLLGPAGLTWEQNLPGAGVGKEMAGVPPTLREDERPEGPGAAWPGLEGQAYSQLERSRQELASGLPSPAATQELPVERAAAFQVAPHSHGEEAVAQDRISSGKQHRETSACDSPHGEDGPGDFAHTGVPGHVPRSTCAPSPQREVLTVPEASSEPWTLDMLGGERRPGVTAGILEYRNALGNQSTPAPPTGEVADTPLESGKVAGAAGEAEGDITLSTAETQACASGDLPEAGTTRTFSVVAGDLALPGSCQDPACSDKAPGMEGTAALHGDSPARPQQAKEQPGPEHPIPAGDGKVCVSSPPEPDETCDPKLQHLAPEELHTDRESPRPGPSMLPSVPKKDAPRVMDKVTSDETRGAEGTESSPVADDVIQPAAPADLESPSLAASSYHGDVVGQVSTDLIAQSISPAAAHAGLAPSAAEHIASPSAPAGDRVEASTPSCPDPAKDLSRSSDSEEAFETPESTTPVKAPPAPPPPPPEVIPEPEVSAQPPPEEPGCGSETVPVPDGPRSDSVEGSPFRPPSHSFSAVFDEDKPIASSGTYNLDFDNIELVDTFQTLEPRASDAKNQEGKVNTRRKSTDSVPISKSTLSRSLSLQASDFDGASSSGNPEAVALAPDAYSTGSSSASSTLKRTKKPRPPSLKKKQTTKKPTETPPVKETQQEPDEESLVPSGENLASETKTESAKTEGPGPALLEETPLEPAAGPKAACPLDSESAEGAVPPASGGGRVQNSPPVGRKTLPLTTAPEAGEVTPSDSGGQEDSPAKGLSVRLEFDYSEDKSSWDNQQENPPPTKKIGKKPVAKMPLRRPKMKKTPEKLDNTPASPPRSPAEPNDIPIAKGTYTFDIDKWDDPNFNPFSSTSKMQESPKLPQQSYNFDPDTCDESVDPFKTSSKTPSSPSKSPASFEIPASAMEANGVDGDGLNKPAKKKKTPLKTVKKSPKRSPLSDPPSQDPTPAATPETPPVISAVVHATDEEKLAVTNQKWTCMTVDLESDKQDYPQPSDLSTFVNETKFSSPTEELDYRNSYEIEYMEKIGSSLPQDDDAPKKQALYLMFDTSQESPVKSSPVRMSESPTPCSGSSFEETEALVNTAAKNQHPVPRGLAPNQESHLQVPEKSSQKELEAMGLGTPSEAIEIREAAHPTDVSISKTALYSRIGTAEVEKPAGLLFQQPDLDSALQIARAEIITKEREVSEWKDKYEESRREVMEMRKIVAEYEKTIAQMIEDEQREKSVSHQTVQQLVLEKEQALADLNSVEKSLADLFRRYEKMKEVLEGFRKNEEVLKRCAQEYLSRVKKEEQRYQALKVHAEEKLDRANAEIAQVRGKAQQEQAAHQASLRKEQLRVDALERTLEQKNKEIEELTKICDELIAKMGKS